ggccaaaatcccattggctttttttgccaccacatcacattgttggctcatgtttaacttgttgtccacaagaactccaagatctttttcacacgtactgctctcgagccaggcacccccccattctatatctttgcatttcgtttttcctgccaaagtggagtatcttgcatttgtcactgttgaacttcattttgttagttttggcccatctctctaatctgttaagatcgttttgaatcctgctcctgtcctctggagtattggctatccctcccaatttggtgtcatctgcaaacttgatgatcctgccttctagcccttcatctaagtcattaataaagatgttgaacaggaccgggcccaggacggaaccctgcggcactctgctcgtcacttctttccaagatgtcacttctttccaattacagatccacctcaccgtagttttgtctagcccacattggactagtttccttgccagaaggtcatgcgggaccttgtcaaaggccttactgaagaggagagtttggtccagatccatcattgtttgagtccacagtgctctctggatgtaggtgaactacaactccaaaactaaaggacactgcccaccaaacccttccagtattttctgttggtcatgggagaactgtgtgctaagtttggttcaattccattgttggtggggttcagaatgctctttgattgtatgtgaactataaatcccagcaactacacctcccaaatgacaaaatcatttttttgagtgaaggtcatAAAATGGGTTgttaggcgtcttgtgtccaaatttggtgtcaattcgcccagtggtttttgagttctgttaatcccacaaacgaacattacatttttatttatatagatttgtgtcCTCACTAAATTAGAATGCTTTTGTCTAGACATGTTGacattatctaataataataatatattacatgtattattatgttgttattatataatatataataattatatataatataataatataataattgtatattatatattacaggtaatattgctaattatattgcagtatagtacactatagtaatatataataccaatattgtgctatgctaataatataatatattgtatataaatataatattgatgatataatgcaatacaatataatacaatactaatatatAACATTACTGCTTTTGTATTATACATTTGTGTCCTCACTATATTAGAAAGCTTTTGTTTAGACATGCTgacatcatataataataataataataataataatatattacaggtattgttatgttattatataatatagaataattatattattattattattatataataatataataattgtatattttatattacatgtaatattggtaattatattgcagtatagtgctatagtacactatagtaatatataatactaatattgtgcaatgctaataatataatatattgtatataaatataatattgatcataatataatgtaatacaataataataataataataataataaattatatttatacctcaccacatATTAGATATAAAACAGTATTAGACCAAAGAAAAGTTACCTAACTTTGGTACAAGAGTCTCTTAATGCTGACTCTCATGCCTGCGTGTAAGAGAAGCTTTGTAGTGCTCCCTTCTCAAACACAGAGTAATAACATGCTAAAGGTTtttgggaagaaggagaaagtgaTCACTAAATGCAGGCATGAAGTCAAAACAGCATGAGTTGCATAGATCTAGGAGACAGAGGTGAAAACAAGAGAGCAGACATGCACCACAGGATTCCCTCTGTCCCTAATTGGTCTCTATATGAGTGTTGatgcttcctcccttccttataCTCAAACTTTCAATTTAAAAAGACAGGAAAAGCAGAGGGCAGTGGGAACGGTGATTAAGTCAAGCAGATGCTGGTAGTTCTTCTCCCTCAGAGGCCAAAGCAATGTCTTCATGGAGTTTGCAGGAATTGGATGTGTTCAGGATTTACTAATTGTGTCCTTATGTTTAGTCTTCCAGCCCTCTTCCAACGCAGAGCCCAAAAGCGCCATGGTGTGCATTCCCTGCATCGTCATTCCAGTTCTGCTGTGGGTCTACAAACGGTTCCTTGAGCCGTATCTCTACCCCTTCATCTCACCGTTCATCAAGCGCTTTTGGTCCAAGAAAGCGTTGCAGGAAGTACCCAAGGAGGACCAAAAGACAGCCATGTTCGAATCCTCCACAGAGGTGTCTGAAATGTCCGAAGTAAGTATTTGCTAAACAAAATAGGGGAGGAAACAAGCTAGTCATGTTGTGTTGATAATCAAAGACATTTCCAGAGCACTAAATGCTACCTTTGTTGTACTTTGCTCACCTGATCACAGGGATGCTATAGCTGCTACTCTCTTTTGCATTAGGCAGCTGTAGCCTTGAATTCCCAGGAGTGGAATTTTCTGTCCTACAATAATGGAAAGAAAACATGTCAGTTGTTTTTCAAGCCAGTTAAGAAATATGTCCAGACTTTGCTGTCTGGTGGTTTTTAAACCAGTTCCTACAGGTaatatgaaatattttctttGTTATGGCTTAATCCTGTGTTCATGTGGCCTATGAAAAAGCCCCTTTGAACATGATGGATTTTGTCTGTAAGTAAACAAACTTTTTTCTTCTTAAAGCACTTCCTTAGTTGGATATGCATTATAGAAGAGGACAAAATTTTGAATTCTTGCTCACTtccctttaaaaagaaagaaataagaggtCTTTGCTTTTATTCTCTAGGTGTAATAATAGTGTTTGGTGCCTTTTTATCTGTGCCTTTAAATACTTTTTTAAGTAAGAGGCAGAGTcaagtggtgcagtggtttgaacattgaactATCACTGTAGAGAACAGGATTTGAATTACCAATAAGCTATGGAAATCCATTGAGtgatcttgggaaagtcacagGCTTTCAGCTTCTGAGGAAGGTAAGAGCAATCCCCTTTTTGGACATATCCTACCGAGAAAACCTTGTGGTAGGTTCCCTTTAGGGccaccgtaaataaataaactcacaaCAAGAAAAGGGTAGAAGTAATGCAGTCAGCTCTTTACGTTTGCTCAGGTTAGAAAAAGGAAGTCTTCTGAGTTACAAGGAATCACCAAAGTGACAATTTGTGTAATGGACCCTCGTGAAAgtgaaaaattgcaaataaagAAAATGCTGTTCTTTTTATCCGAGAGAATGCCCCGTAGTAATCTCTAGTTCTAGTAATTTCTAGGTCTTTTAGCAtgactcctagaaatcctaatagctgataaaccggctgagatttctgggagttgtaggccaaaacacccacaggttgagaaccactgactctGGTTTTTCTAGACTCTAGACGTTTTTCATGAATGGCCAAATATGACTGTCAATCTGTATTGTGGCTGCTTAGTAGCAGGTTTTTGTGGCTTGCTTTGTAGAGTCATTTTCTTGTAGAAAGAGTTCAATGTGTTTTGTTTAAAGATTTTACCATATATTTAGTGACTGATGTACTCCCTATAAGGCTGCAATCAGATTATACAACAAAGCATTGTATTATTAATCAACATGTGCATTTGGGTTTTCGGTTCATTTGTTTCGGGGCCCAAAAATTGGACCATTAGGGGTACTGGCTCCTCTTCCTGGTGTGACTTGGCATCTGCTGTTTCTCTTCTAAAGTAAAAGGCGCTCGGCTGTAGGCACTGGTGGGTACGCATGCTTTCCAGTCCTGCCTCCATACCCTGCcccacacacactctccttggaaataGAGTGCacatgtggcagggcatgcaggcaggcccagaaagtatgtgtgcctgccagtgcctgcagcaaagtgcctcttactctagagaaagaggtgctcagctgcaggtgtGCTCCAGGCCTGCCTGTACTCCCCACCACGTATGCCCTACCACACTCTCTGAGAGTGCGTGTATGGTGGAGCATGTAGGCAAGCCTGGAGTGTGCCTGCTGCCGGGTTCAGGGCCTGCCTACCTTCACgtcctgccacacatgcactcttcccAAGGCAGGGCGGCAAGTTTGAATGCATACAAAAGCAGGCTTTCATGTcaagcatatgtgtgtgtgtgtgtgtgtgggggggggtgtcCTGTTTTGCGTTTCCGAAGAAACAGAAGAGACAAAAGAAACTGTAGAAATGGTCGGAACAAATTCCGTACACATGTCTAATAATTAAGCAGTAGCAAACTCCTGTAcctggtttggacttcaactcccagaagtccaatGGGGTTGTGAGTGTTTTCCAAACGCCTAGATAGCCAAAGTGTCACCACCTTGGTACAATTTAATCAATTGTTTATCAATGCATATAAAAAAATGTCCTTTAGTGCACCCTGGTGGCTTTTTGAACCTATGGCCACATCTTGCTTTTTTTCCAATTGAAAGCACTAATGCAAATGGGTAAATCACGTCTTTTTCCAACCTGTTTCAGATTGAAAGCAATGGCGTCGCAAATGGATTTGCTGGAAGCGGCCCGACTGAGATACCTGACAAAAAGACGGATTGAAATAAACATGTGCTGTGGAAGTGTGGCTCCTATAAGCAACGAACTATCAGTCCTGTTCCTGCTTGGAAATGTCATTGCACTTTTTATCAGACTGTGTATGCACACACCTAGGGTGACTTTAAATTATTTTCACTATAACTGAGGAGAGGTTTTGCTATTGCTCTTCTTGACACCCAGAACTTTTCCTTTTGCAATGTAGTTGATAATGGTAGAGGTTTGAGCATTACGTTTAATTAACACTGTTATCACCAAACCTGCAActtgtttcagtatttttttccaGGAATTCTACTTCGACCAACTGCTCACTTTTCcatacttttcttttaaaagttaaaagttCTTATATGCTGTACTTGAACAGAGCAGCCGTGTTGATATTGAGATACAGATAATAAATAT
This genomic interval from Anolis sagrei isolate rAnoSag1 chromosome 2, rAnoSag1.mat, whole genome shotgun sequence contains the following:
- the C2H18orf32 gene encoding UPF0729 protein C18orf32 homolog yields the protein MVCIPCIVIPVLLWVYKRFLEPYLYPFISPFIKRFWSKKALQEVPKEDQKTAMFESSTEVSEMSEIESNGVANGFAGSGPTEIPDKKTD